A genomic stretch from Rhodobacterales bacterium HKCCA1288 includes:
- a CDS encoding DUF1523 family protein, translating into MRWPRIIALLILGALLVAFFHYTLPQRDILRITQTEIIRQDFSGLNRIFYARGDTGSAQLASRDLRLINTVDAQGEVHVFRNEDTGFGWPPYFKLDSSDLQAEAANLISTAADPIWVAVTHYGWRSRLLTTYPNAVALRQVAGPDVTLIPWMPITILVLLLGVLLALWRLWERFEARILDPLYDRAAVFWSKSRDRLRGK; encoded by the coding sequence ATGCGTTGGCCACGGATCATAGCATTACTGATATTGGGCGCGCTCCTTGTCGCGTTCTTCCACTATACGCTGCCGCAACGGGATATTTTGCGGATCACGCAGACAGAAATCATTAGGCAAGATTTTTCAGGCCTCAACCGCATCTTCTATGCGCGCGGCGATACAGGCAGCGCACAACTCGCATCGCGCGATTTGCGTTTGATCAATACGGTCGATGCGCAGGGCGAGGTTCACGTGTTCCGCAATGAGGATACAGGCTTTGGGTGGCCTCCTTATTTCAAGTTGGACAGCTCAGACCTGCAGGCCGAAGCGGCAAACCTGATTTCGACTGCGGCTGACCCGATTTGGGTAGCGGTTACCCATTACGGATGGCGTTCGCGCCTTTTGACGACCTATCCCAATGCTGTGGCCTTGCGTCAGGTGGCAGGGCCAGATGTGACGCTGATCCCATGGATGCCGATTACGATTCTCGTCCTTCTTTTGGGTGTCTTGTTGGCCCTATGGCGCTTGTGGGAGCGGTTTGAAGCCCGCATTCTTGATCCGCTTTATGACAGGGCGGCTGTGTTTTGGTCGAAAAGCCGTGATCGTTTGCGCGGCAAGTAA
- a CDS encoding acetylornithine deacetylase/succinyl-diaminopimelate desuccinylase family protein, with the protein MDSKDQLETAIAARRDDLIALTQDLIRIPTLNPPGQNYREICDYLKQRLEAAGFTVDLIRATGALADSDTYPRWNMVARYEGGAAGDTVHFNSHHDVVEVGHGWTKPPFGGVLEDGRIYGRGACDMKGGLAASIIAAEAFIATYPKFAGAIEISATADEESGGFGGVAYLAEQGRFDPARVQHVIIPEPLQKDRICLGHRGVWWAQVETKGRIAHGSMPFLGDSAISHMGAVLAEIETHLLPLLAGKTTAMPVVPPQARQSTLNINSIHGGEPEQADDYTGLPAPCVADRCRIVIDRRFLIEEDIAAVKAELTDMLEQIKASRPRFDYEISDLFEVQPSMTDESSPLVQSVGQAIERVLAQKAEYVVSPGTYDQKHIDRIGRLKNCIAYGPGILELAHQPDEWVVVDDMADSALVMALTLAELLPTA; encoded by the coding sequence ATGGACAGCAAAGATCAACTTGAAACTGCGATTGCCGCACGGCGGGACGATTTGATTGCACTGACCCAAGATTTGATCCGCATCCCCACCCTCAATCCGCCCGGTCAAAACTACCGCGAAATTTGCGACTATCTCAAACAGCGCTTGGAGGCAGCGGGGTTCACGGTTGACTTAATCCGCGCCACAGGGGCGCTTGCCGATAGCGATACATATCCACGATGGAACATGGTGGCGCGCTATGAGGGCGGCGCAGCGGGGGACACCGTTCATTTCAACAGCCATCACGATGTCGTGGAGGTTGGGCATGGATGGACGAAGCCGCCTTTTGGTGGGGTTCTCGAAGATGGCCGCATTTACGGACGCGGGGCGTGCGATATGAAAGGTGGACTTGCAGCCTCAATCATCGCAGCTGAGGCCTTTATTGCCACCTACCCAAAATTCGCAGGTGCGATTGAAATCTCTGCCACCGCAGATGAGGAGTCAGGTGGCTTTGGCGGTGTTGCCTATCTGGCCGAGCAGGGCAGATTTGACCCTGCCCGCGTTCAGCATGTTATTATCCCCGAACCTTTGCAAAAAGACCGCATCTGCCTTGGCCATCGTGGCGTATGGTGGGCACAGGTCGAAACGAAGGGGCGCATTGCGCATGGCTCAATGCCATTCTTGGGCGACAGCGCCATCTCTCACATGGGCGCGGTTCTCGCTGAAATAGAAACGCATCTTTTGCCACTCCTCGCAGGGAAAACCACTGCCATGCCAGTCGTGCCGCCGCAGGCGCGCCAATCCACGCTGAATATCAATTCAATCCATGGAGGCGAGCCTGAACAGGCCGATGATTACACTGGCCTGCCCGCACCATGTGTTGCAGATCGCTGCCGCATCGTGATTGATCGCCGCTTTTTGATTGAAGAGGACATCGCAGCGGTCAAAGCGGAATTGACCGATATGCTAGAGCAAATCAAAGCCAGCCGCCCCCGATTTGACTATGAGATTTCCGATCTGTTCGAGGTACAACCGAGCATGACGGATGAAAGCAGCCCGCTTGTGCAATCGGTGGGCCAGGCCATCGAACGCGTGCTGGCCCAAAAAGCGGAATATGTGGTCAGCCCAGGCACCTATGACCAAAAACATATCGACCGCATTGGTCGGTTGAAAAACTGCATCGCCTACGGGCCAGGTATTTTGGAGCTTGCCCACCAACCCGATGAATGGGTTGTGGTTGATGACATGGCAGACAGCGCGCTTGTTATGGCGCTGACCTTGGCAGAATTGCTACCAACAGCTTAG
- a CDS encoding ABC transporter substrate-binding protein has product MVRFLTSAATALIISTTCAFAQGNSIKIGMVLEPPNLDPTAGAAAAIDEVVYANVFEGLTRFGPDGSVQPALARSWEISDDGLTYRFTLAPNVQFHDGSDMNADDVVFSLDRARAEGTTNAQAALFAGIASVVAESPDTVVVTLNAPDGAFLFKMAWGDAVIVAPESAETNATNPIGTGPFRFVDWVQGDRVELARNAAYWGTPIALDSATFRFITDPNAAYAALMAGDVDAFPNFPAPETLAQFEADPRFNVIVGSTEGETILAMNNKQSPLDDIRLREAISHAINRQDIIDGAMFGYGTPIGTHFAPHNPDYVDLTAQSNYDPERARALLQEAGLDGVTLRLMLPPPAYARRGGEIIAAQLREIGIETEITNLEWAQWLEQVFRGRDFDLTIVSHTEPMDIGIYAREDYYFQYARPEFVALNEALTLESDPAARSDLLGQMQRMIADDYVNGYLFQLAKTGVADARIRGLWENSPTQANDLTGVSWD; this is encoded by the coding sequence ATGGTTCGGTTTCTAACATCCGCCGCAACGGCGTTGATCATTTCCACCACATGCGCCTTTGCGCAAGGCAATAGCATCAAAATCGGGATGGTGCTTGAGCCGCCAAATCTCGACCCTACAGCAGGTGCAGCAGCGGCCATTGATGAGGTGGTCTATGCCAATGTTTTTGAAGGCCTGACACGGTTCGGCCCTGACGGCTCTGTGCAACCTGCGCTTGCGCGATCATGGGAGATTTCAGACGATGGTTTAACCTATCGCTTCACCCTCGCGCCAAATGTGCAGTTTCACGATGGCAGCGACATGAATGCGGATGATGTGGTCTTTAGCCTAGATCGGGCCCGCGCTGAGGGCACCACCAACGCACAGGCCGCCCTCTTTGCAGGTATCGCCTCTGTTGTCGCAGAAAGCCCTGACACCGTTGTGGTTACGCTAAACGCCCCTGATGGGGCCTTTTTGTTCAAGATGGCTTGGGGGGATGCGGTGATCGTGGCCCCCGAAAGCGCAGAAACAAACGCGACCAACCCCATTGGCACAGGCCCCTTCCGCTTTGTCGATTGGGTGCAAGGGGATCGCGTGGAACTGGCCCGCAATGCCGCGTATTGGGGCACGCCCATCGCGCTTGACAGCGCAACCTTCCGCTTCATCACGGATCCAAATGCCGCCTATGCCGCATTGATGGCAGGTGATGTCGATGCTTTCCCAAATTTCCCAGCGCCTGAAACTTTGGCCCAATTCGAGGCAGACCCACGCTTTAACGTGATTGTCGGCTCGACCGAAGGCGAGACAATTTTGGCGATGAACAACAAGCAAAGCCCGCTTGATGATATCCGCCTGAGAGAGGCGATTTCGCACGCGATCAATCGGCAAGACATTATTGACGGCGCTATGTTTGGCTATGGCACACCCATTGGCACACATTTCGCGCCGCATAATCCCGACTATGTCGATCTGACCGCGCAATCGAATTACGACCCAGAACGCGCGCGTGCTTTGCTGCAAGAGGCAGGGCTAGACGGGGTAACATTGCGTCTGATGCTGCCCCCGCCAGCCTATGCGCGCCGTGGTGGAGAGATCATTGCGGCCCAATTGCGTGAGATTGGTATTGAGACAGAAATCACCAATCTAGAGTGGGCGCAGTGGCTTGAGCAGGTGTTCCGTGGTCGCGATTTTGATCTCACCATCGTCAGCCATACCGAACCTATGGATATCGGCATCTATGCGCGGGAGGATTACTATTTCCAATATGCCCGTCCCGAGTTTGTTGCGCTGAACGAGGCGCTGACCTTGGAAAGCGATCCTGCTGCGCGTAGTGACTTGCTCGGACAAATGCAGCGCATGATCGCGGATGATTATGTGAACGGCTACTTGTTTCAGTTGGCCAAAACAGGGGTTGCGGATGCGCGCATCCGTGGTCTTTGGGAAAATTCGCCGACACAGGCCAATGATCTGACAGGCGTCTCTTGGGACTAG
- the hemC gene encoding hydroxymethylbilane synthase, with product MKNERPTPASPLRIGTRGSPLALAQAYETRARLAAAFDLPHEAFEIVVIKTTGDKVLDRPLKEIGGKGLFTREIEEDLLSGAIDIAVHSMKDMPVLQPEGLLLDCYLPREDVRDAFVSLEFDSLDALPAGMKVGSSSLRRRAQLTARRPDLEVVEFRGNVQTRMKKLEDGVAGATFLAQAGLNRLGMADVARSAISPEDMLPAVAQGAIGIERRANDPRTAEMLAAIHDRDTGIRLAAERAFLAGLDGSCETPIAGLAEIDGPMLRLRGEILRPDGSEVLSEDRSAPIAEAAKLGADMARDLRARAGEGFFDWITAKA from the coding sequence ATGAAAAACGAACGACCAACTCCCGCCTCTCCGCTGCGCATTGGCACGCGTGGTTCTCCCCTTGCTTTGGCGCAAGCCTATGAGACGCGCGCGCGGCTTGCAGCGGCCTTTGATCTGCCGCATGAGGCCTTTGAAATTGTGGTCATAAAAACCACAGGTGACAAGGTTTTAGACCGTCCCCTCAAGGAAATTGGCGGCAAGGGTCTGTTCACTCGCGAGATAGAAGAAGACCTGCTATCTGGGGCGATTGATATTGCGGTGCATTCCATGAAGGATATGCCCGTGTTGCAGCCTGAAGGTTTGCTGCTTGATTGCTACCTCCCGCGCGAGGATGTGCGCGATGCATTTGTGTCACTTGAATTTGACAGTCTCGATGCCTTACCCGCTGGCATGAAGGTTGGCTCATCTTCGCTGCGTAGGCGTGCGCAATTGACTGCGCGCCGTCCTGATCTCGAGGTGGTCGAGTTTCGTGGCAATGTGCAGACGCGAATGAAAAAACTGGAGGACGGGGTCGCAGGAGCCACGTTTTTGGCGCAGGCAGGTCTTAATCGATTGGGCATGGCCGATGTCGCGCGTTCTGCTATTTCACCCGAAGATATGCTGCCCGCTGTTGCACAAGGCGCTATCGGGATTGAGCGGCGCGCGAATGATCCCCGCACGGCCGAGATGTTGGCCGCTATTCATGATCGCGACACGGGCATCAGGCTTGCCGCTGAGCGCGCGTTTTTGGCGGGGCTTGATGGCTCATGCGAAACCCCGATTGCAGGTCTGGCCGAGATTGATGGCCCTATGTTGCGTCTGCGCGGCGAGATATTGCGCCCTGATGGCAGCGAGGTCTTGAGCGAGGATCGCAGCGCCCCCATTGCTGAGGCCGCGAAGCTTGGCGCTGATATGGCGCGAGATTTACGCGCGCGCGCAGGTGAAGGATTTTTTGATTGGATCACCGCCAAGGCTTGA